In a single window of the Candidatus Kaiserbacteria bacterium genome:
- a CDS encoding Fic family protein: protein MKTIDEQSKERAIKLFESQEQAMFEVGTTRGLQQIHEYLFKGLYDFAGKIRTKDISKGGFRFASCLYLADSLKAIDSLKEQTFEDIVTKYVEMNVAHPFMEGNGRSQRIWLDLILKKNLCQCIYWQKIDKMDYLNAMERSPVNALEIRELLRSALTSKVDDRDVFMKGIEQSYYYEEPDFYK, encoded by the coding sequence ATGAAAACCATTGACGAACAGAGCAAGGAGCGAGCAATTAAACTCTTTGAGAGCCAAGAACAGGCTATGTTCGAGGTGGGTACTACACGAGGTTTACAGCAGATACACGAATATCTTTTTAAAGGGCTGTATGATTTTGCGGGAAAGATTCGCACAAAAGATATAAGTAAGGGTGGATTTCGGTTTGCGTCTTGTCTGTATCTTGCCGATAGCCTTAAGGCAATTGATTCACTTAAAGAGCAGACATTCGAAGATATTGTCACTAAATATGTGGAAATGAATGTTGCTCATCCCTTCATGGAAGGCAATGGTCGGAGTCAGCGCATTTGGCTTGATTTGATTTTAAAGAAAAATTTGTGTCAATGCATTTATTGGCAAAAGATAGATAAGATGGACTATTTAAACGCCATGGAACGCAGTCCCGTAAACGCACTCGAAATCAGAGAACTTTTACGTAGCGCACTTACTTCAAAAGTGGATGATCGTGACGTCTTCATGAAGGGTATCGAACAATCGTACTATTACGAAGAGCCCGATTTCTACAAATAA